A single region of the Salipaludibacillus sp. LMS25 genome encodes:
- a CDS encoding nitroreductase family protein: MSTPQDIGLFQTIEERHSVKKYEKGFVIPEQDVTEMLEAAIKAPSSWNLQHWKFLVIDDQDKKEQLLPIAYNQKQIVDSSFTVAILGDLQANKNAEVIYQSAVDKGFMPEDIKNTLVGQINGAYEGNTPFPRDEAVLNASLAAMQLMLAAKAKGYDTCPMGGFQRTRFVEEFNVPERYVPVMLLTIGKAAEPARQSERFLLEDVVIKNTF; the protein is encoded by the coding sequence ATGAGTACCCCGCAGGATATAGGATTGTTTCAGACAATTGAAGAACGCCATTCGGTGAAGAAATATGAAAAAGGTTTTGTTATACCAGAACAAGATGTCACGGAAATGTTAGAGGCAGCGATTAAAGCGCCATCATCATGGAATTTACAACATTGGAAGTTCCTTGTGATTGATGATCAAGACAAAAAAGAGCAATTACTGCCTATCGCTTATAACCAAAAGCAAATCGTGGATAGTTCTTTTACGGTCGCTATTCTCGGTGACTTACAAGCTAATAAAAATGCTGAAGTTATTTACCAAAGCGCTGTAGATAAAGGGTTTATGCCTGAAGATATAAAAAATACCCTCGTTGGTCAAATTAATGGTGCCTATGAAGGTAATACGCCATTTCCACGAGATGAAGCGGTATTAAATGCGTCTTTAGCAGCGATGCAGCTTATGTTAGCCGCTAAAGCAAAAGGCTATGACACGTGCCCGATGGGTGGATTCCAACGGACTCGTTTCGTTGAAGAATTTAATGTGCCAGAACGCTACGTGCCAGTTATGTTATTAACGATTGGCAAAGCGGCTGAACCAGCTAGACAATCTGAAAGGTTCTTACTAGAAGACGTCGTCATAAAAAATACATTTTAA
- a CDS encoding MoxR family ATPase, with amino-acid sequence MRKRTEATVIKHPTVYRLIENIQKVVVGKSGEIELSLVALLSGGHVLLEDVPGVGKTMMVRALAKSVGADFKRIQFTPDLLPSDVTGVSIFSQKTMEFYFRPGPIMSNIVLADEINRTSPKTQAALLEALEEGSVTTDGETRELQQPFMVMATQNPIEYGGTYPLPEAQLDRFLFRFKIGYPSKEEELEVLTRIESHHPISDIQPVLSLEDVLTMKHEVKKVVVNEMVKQYIIAIANATRDHTSVYLGASPRASIALMKAGQAFAYMQNREFVIPDDIKYLAPYTLQHRIILNSEAKLSNMTNERVIHEVVNDVHVPGGKEIAR; translated from the coding sequence TTGAGAAAACGTACGGAAGCTACAGTTATCAAGCATCCGACTGTTTATAGATTAATAGAAAACATTCAGAAAGTGGTCGTAGGTAAAAGTGGTGAAATAGAATTGAGCCTCGTAGCCTTATTAAGCGGGGGACATGTGTTACTTGAAGATGTACCTGGTGTAGGAAAAACAATGATGGTAAGGGCGTTGGCTAAATCAGTTGGAGCTGATTTTAAACGCATTCAATTTACGCCTGATTTACTGCCGTCTGATGTCACAGGTGTCTCAATTTTTAGCCAAAAAACGATGGAATTTTACTTTCGTCCAGGGCCGATTATGTCTAACATTGTCCTTGCCGATGAAATAAACCGAACGTCCCCAAAGACACAAGCAGCCTTGCTTGAAGCATTAGAAGAAGGTAGTGTGACAACAGACGGCGAAACTCGGGAACTTCAGCAACCATTTATGGTGATGGCGACGCAAAACCCTATTGAATATGGAGGGACATACCCTCTTCCAGAAGCGCAGCTAGACAGATTTTTGTTTAGATTTAAAATTGGTTACCCATCAAAGGAAGAAGAATTGGAAGTATTAACACGCATTGAAAGCCATCACCCCATTTCAGACATTCAACCTGTATTGAGTCTTGAAGACGTGTTGACGATGAAACATGAAGTTAAAAAAGTCGTTGTCAACGAGATGGTTAAGCAATATATTATTGCAATCGCGAATGCCACCCGTGATCATACTTCTGTCTATTTAGGAGCTAGCCCTCGGGCATCAATTGCCTTGATGAAGGCTGGACAAGCTTTTGCTTACATGCAAAATCGAGAGTTTGTCATTCCAGATGATATCAAATATTTAGCCCCATATACGTTGCAACATCGTATCATTTTAAACTCAGAAGCGAAACTATCAAATATGACGAACGAAAGAGTTATCCATGAAGTTGTCAACGACGTCCACGTGCCAGGCGGGAAAGAAATAGCACGATGA
- a CDS encoding DUF4003 family protein translates to MSLWEMHETLDVYEGIYNQLRGAFRWQVSDHKLFMMVAGSYATSDKVFDLNRYEELTNMIKKEASLFSPLRSYPRFMIASLLDQRFEDPHTKIEDLVHIYDAFVKRGFKRGTFTYLSALIVLTETGVSTAPDTIIEKAWHIYKAMKSNHPFITSDNDYPLAVLLAELNEDAETLMNRVEDYYLKLHQQGLRKGNDLQFMCHILSLDETTPSDTYISDSLAILDSLKHRGFKLKSMHYPELALLAIINASQADLDLVHSLSETLNHKKAFRWHKDINRLLAINFIARHKMTENTLPQTGLYTTMETILQAQQTAMMAAMISGAVIVSSSSNN, encoded by the coding sequence ATGAGCTTGTGGGAAATGCACGAGACGCTTGACGTTTATGAAGGGATTTATAACCAGCTGCGAGGTGCTTTCCGTTGGCAGGTCAGTGACCACAAATTATTCATGATGGTTGCTGGATCATACGCTACTAGTGATAAAGTATTTGACTTAAATAGATATGAAGAACTAACGAACATGATTAAAAAAGAAGCTAGTTTATTTTCTCCTTTGAGATCCTATCCTCGTTTTATGATTGCTTCACTCCTAGATCAGCGATTTGAGGATCCCCATACAAAAATTGAAGATTTAGTTCACATATATGACGCATTCGTAAAGAGAGGATTCAAGAGGGGGACCTTTACGTATCTTTCTGCCCTCATTGTTCTGACAGAGACAGGTGTGAGTACCGCTCCTGACACTATTATTGAAAAAGCGTGGCACATTTATAAAGCGATGAAATCAAACCACCCATTTATCACATCCGATAATGATTATCCACTTGCCGTACTTTTGGCTGAATTAAACGAAGATGCTGAGACGCTTATGAATAGAGTTGAAGATTATTACTTAAAACTCCATCAACAAGGTCTTCGCAAAGGGAACGATTTGCAATTTATGTGCCACATTTTATCGTTAGACGAAACAACCCCTTCTGACACTTATATAAGTGATTCGTTAGCTATTTTAGACAGTTTAAAACATCGCGGCTTTAAATTAAAGTCTATGCATTATCCTGAACTAGCCCTATTAGCCATAATAAACGCATCTCAGGCTGACCTGGACCTTGTTCACTCTCTTAGTGAGACACTTAACCATAAAAAAGCGTTTAGATGGCATAAAGATATTAATCGTTTATTAGCCATTAACTTCATTGCTAGACATAAAATGACGGAAAACACCCTTCCTCAAACAGGATTATATACGACGATGGAGACGATTCTTCAAGCACAACAAACCGCCATGATGGCTGCTATGA
- a CDS encoding DUF58 domain-containing protein → MKWLLPRLIKSLLIVVLCGSLFSYAMFQGGFVSWFLFYSISSLILLLLLYALIPLGRFYVTREFGDEVEGITAGKDVSVVVTVTRKWPFPFLFLGVEDTMEDKLKRQMGQTSSKRIIYPLFRKELKIHYVIPAVKRGDYRFFGVHLSTSDMFGLFHRHAFSPAASQLLVYPNYYHIAQWHAYEKRDIETQAALREFVENMTAVSGAREYVPGDKLTSVDWKVTARTNKLMTKEFEDDIGQHFLIIVNNVIPSTDYATIAAYERGIEFVTSIIMFAHTNRLQSALWTLGKHGRFFPSDMSYDHQKQLVTHLAQLTYETQAESAVNLTDKDDKIPSGASIMIVSTELTKGLLDKVKGLTSRRVQVNVAFSVNEEKRALRDEKIMKEIKQCGAHVLILTEEKFEERLAMFEGV, encoded by the coding sequence ATGAAATGGCTTCTCCCAAGGCTTATAAAGAGCCTACTTATTGTCGTTTTATGTGGCTCTCTTTTTAGCTATGCCATGTTTCAAGGTGGGTTTGTGAGCTGGTTTCTATTTTATAGTATTAGTAGCCTTATTTTACTCCTCCTTTTATATGCGCTCATCCCCCTCGGCCGTTTTTATGTTACGAGAGAATTTGGAGACGAGGTGGAGGGGATAACAGCTGGAAAGGATGTCTCGGTTGTGGTCACTGTGACGAGGAAGTGGCCCTTTCCATTTCTTTTTTTAGGAGTGGAAGATACGATGGAAGACAAGCTAAAAAGGCAAATGGGACAAACGAGCTCAAAACGTATCATTTATCCCCTGTTTAGAAAAGAGCTAAAAATCCACTATGTCATTCCCGCTGTTAAACGTGGTGACTATCGTTTCTTCGGTGTTCACCTTTCAACGAGCGATATGTTTGGCTTGTTCCATAGACATGCGTTTTCGCCGGCTGCATCACAGCTTCTCGTTTACCCAAACTATTATCATATCGCTCAATGGCATGCTTATGAAAAGCGTGACATAGAAACACAAGCAGCATTAAGAGAGTTTGTTGAAAATATGACCGCTGTTTCAGGGGCGCGTGAATACGTACCAGGGGATAAATTAACGAGTGTAGATTGGAAAGTAACAGCCCGAACGAATAAACTTATGACGAAAGAATTTGAAGATGATATCGGACAGCACTTTCTAATAATAGTTAACAACGTGATACCATCTACCGATTATGCCACAATTGCCGCTTATGAAAGAGGGATCGAATTTGTCACTTCTATTATCATGTTTGCTCATACGAACCGCTTGCAATCAGCCTTGTGGACGTTAGGGAAGCATGGCCGTTTTTTCCCTTCGGATATGAGCTATGACCATCAAAAGCAACTCGTGACCCACTTAGCACAACTAACGTATGAAACACAAGCAGAGTCAGCTGTAAATTTAACAGATAAAGACGACAAAATCCCTTCTGGTGCTTCTATTATGATAGTGTCTACTGAACTGACAAAGGGGTTACTGGACAAAGTAAAGGGATTAACCTCACGTCGGGTTCAAGTCAATGTTGCCTTTTCAGTCAATGAAGAAAAAAGAGCGTTGAGAGATGAGAAAATAATGAAAGAAATAAAGCAGTGCGGCGCCCATGTGTTAATTCTTACAGAAGAAAAGTTTGAAGAGCGATTAGCTATGTTTGAGGGGGTTTAA
- a CDS encoding transglutaminaseTgpA domain-containing protein → MARLTQNPVATATHLMIYTLTLFVMWEWLRPIPIITNTGEIHIFVWFTFLSAALIYLRVPYWLITPILFGVMLYGLHMIYYEGAFFSVEGGLNTAQLFFEDVTDNLALILSRDFAFLTDTFRTFLLFFLLALICYLVYFWIFHARRIFFFLVTTVIYMTVLDTFTAVDASAAIVRIVVLGFFMLTFLQLLKVKEEEQKTGKRTGLFLSPAWIITLVVMISVATAIGLVAPKPDPQWGDPVPAMREFVSGERHSSTGTRRVGYGENDDRLGGGFEQDDSPIFTAELAEPVYWRGESKHDYTGHGWTAETAYNDTDLESGLPYRLFEAGTLVERKEASIQMEEGVGFSHIFYPGQLHHLDENSLSITGDGSDVSVDDITFSVDTIGGRLRAESSAFEDIMFTQYDVAYEAPAFAIDTLRDVSENDLGEIQERYLQIPDDLPERVGRLAEEITAGEETRYDKVIAIEQYFSQSGFTYQTEDVPVPEDGQDYVDQFLFETQRGYCDNYSTSMAVLLRTLDIPTRWVKGFTAGEQKGVVDEDTYLYEVTNGNAHSWVEVYFPEVGWVPFEPTQGFDNYVAFEEEQSEFDRDFELNLDTERDENDESEREDDQEHAVPELEEGAGEGSSASENARNDDRVLQELLSPKAIIISLILFLAVAGVYRKQTQLQNWYFLLAYRVRGKRVKFDEAYARLLTMLANEGVPREAGETLREYAARVDRLIGSQSMTKLTEAYEKIYYGGYKSEGTWGALQTEWEEVVKAISS, encoded by the coding sequence ATGGCGAGATTAACTCAAAACCCGGTAGCAACAGCAACACATTTAATGATTTATACGTTGACTCTTTTCGTTATGTGGGAATGGTTAAGGCCTATCCCAATCATAACAAATACAGGGGAAATTCATATATTTGTCTGGTTTACTTTTTTAAGTGCCGCTTTAATTTATTTGCGGGTGCCTTATTGGCTCATAACACCGATTCTCTTTGGTGTTATGCTTTATGGACTTCACATGATTTATTATGAAGGCGCCTTTTTTAGTGTTGAAGGTGGTCTCAACACTGCCCAGTTATTTTTTGAAGATGTGACCGATAATCTTGCCCTCATCCTTTCCCGGGATTTTGCATTTTTAACGGATACGTTTAGAACGTTCTTGTTATTTTTTCTGTTAGCGTTAATTTGCTATTTAGTGTATTTTTGGATCTTTCATGCGAGACGAATCTTCTTTTTTTTAGTAACGACCGTCATTTATATGACAGTATTAGATACGTTTACAGCAGTAGATGCTTCTGCTGCTATCGTCCGTATTGTCGTGTTAGGATTCTTTATGTTAACATTTTTGCAGCTATTGAAGGTGAAGGAAGAAGAACAGAAGACAGGAAAGCGAACAGGTCTTTTTTTATCGCCAGCTTGGATAATAACACTTGTCGTCATGATATCTGTTGCCACAGCGATTGGCTTAGTCGCCCCTAAGCCTGACCCGCAATGGGGCGATCCTGTACCGGCTATGCGAGAATTTGTTTCTGGTGAACGCCATAGTAGTACGGGAACTCGACGGGTAGGGTATGGAGAAAATGATGACCGGCTTGGCGGTGGCTTTGAACAAGATGACTCGCCTATTTTTACGGCTGAATTAGCAGAGCCTGTTTATTGGCGGGGAGAGTCAAAGCATGACTATACAGGACACGGGTGGACAGCAGAGACAGCGTATAACGACACGGATTTAGAGAGCGGTCTTCCTTACCGTTTGTTTGAAGCTGGTACACTCGTAGAAAGGAAAGAAGCTTCCATACAAATGGAGGAAGGAGTAGGTTTTTCTCATATTTTTTATCCTGGTCAACTTCATCACCTTGATGAAAACAGTTTGTCCATCACAGGAGACGGCAGTGACGTTAGTGTTGATGACATAACCTTTTCGGTGGATACGATTGGTGGACGACTAAGAGCAGAAAGTTCTGCGTTTGAGGACATCATGTTTACCCAATATGACGTTGCTTATGAAGCGCCGGCTTTTGCTATTGACACCTTACGTGATGTTTCTGAAAATGACCTAGGAGAGATACAGGAACGTTACTTACAGATCCCAGACGACTTACCTGAGCGAGTTGGTCGATTGGCAGAAGAGATAACGGCAGGGGAAGAAACGCGATATGACAAAGTGATCGCTATTGAACAGTATTTTTCTCAGAGCGGTTTTACGTATCAAACAGAAGACGTGCCTGTCCCTGAGGATGGTCAAGATTATGTTGATCAATTCTTATTTGAAACACAACGAGGCTATTGTGATAATTATTCAACGTCGATGGCCGTTTTATTAAGAACATTAGATATTCCTACACGTTGGGTAAAGGGATTCACTGCAGGAGAGCAGAAAGGTGTAGTAGATGAAGACACATACCTTTATGAAGTGACGAACGGAAATGCCCATTCATGGGTTGAAGTTTACTTTCCTGAAGTTGGCTGGGTGCCATTTGAGCCGACGCAAGGCTTCGATAATTATGTTGCTTTTGAGGAAGAGCAATCGGAATTTGATCGTGATTTTGAACTGAATTTAGACACTGAAAGAGACGAAAACGACGAAAGTGAACGAGAAGATGATCAGGAACACGCGGTGCCAGAATTGGAGGAAGGAGCGGGAGAAGGCTCGTCCGCTTCTGAAAATGCTCGCAATGACGACAGAGTCTTGCAAGAGCTGTTGTCACCAAAAGCCATCATCATATCGCTTATCTTATTTCTCGCTGTAGCTGGTGTGTATCGGAAACAGACGCAACTGCAAAATTGGTATTTTCTTTTAGCTTATCGTGTGAGAGGGAAGCGGGTTAAGTTTGACGAGGCATACGCAAGATTATTAACGATGTTAGCGAATGAAGGCGTCCCTCGAGAAGCTGGCGAGACATTGCGTGAATATGCTGCAAGAGTGGATAGGCTAATCGGTTCCCAGTCTATGACGAAACTTACGGAAGCCTATGAAAAAATATATTACGGTGGCTATAAGTCGGAAGGGACATGGGGAGCGCTACAAACGGAGTGGGAAGAGGTTGTTAAAGCGATCTCCTCTTGA